A DNA window from Vigna unguiculata cultivar IT97K-499-35 chromosome 10, ASM411807v1, whole genome shotgun sequence contains the following coding sequences:
- the LOC114167583 gene encoding inorganic phosphate transporter 1-11-like translates to MALEVLEALDSARTQWYHVTAIVIAGMGFFTDAYDLFCISTVSKLLGRLYYFDPSSSSPGKLPTSVNNFVIGVAIVGTLCGQLVFGWLGDKLGRKKVYGITLILMVLCAIASGLSFGASAKSVMGTLCFFRFWLGFGIGGDYPLSATIMSEYANKRTRGAFIAAVFAMQGVGIIFAGLVSMTLSGLFQSYYHAPTYTQNRVTSTQPESDLLWRLVLMIGAIPALLTYYWRMKMPETGRYTAIIEGNAKQAAADMARVLDIEIQAEQDKLADFNAANNYPLWSNEFFERHGRHLIGTMSSWFLLDIAFYSQNLTQKDIFPAIGLIDKDHDMSAIGEVFQTSRAMFVIALFGTFPGYWFTVFFIEKLGRYKIQLVGFFMMSFFMFVIGVKYDYLKNENKGAFAVLYGLTFFFANFGPNSTTFVLPAELFPTRVRSTCHALSAAAGKAGALVGTFGIQSLTVGGDTYKIKKAMILLAVTNLVGFFCSFLVTETKGRSLEEISGEDGRESELTPTPRDSRAPVSRTETM, encoded by the coding sequence ATGGCACTGGAAGTGCTTGAAGCGCTCGATTCAGCGCGAACCCAATGGTACCACGTTACGGCCATAGTGATCGCAGGCATGGGGTTCTTCACCGACGCCTACGACCTTTTCTGCATCTCCACGGTTTCCAAACTTCTGGGACGCTTGTACTACTTCGATCCTAGCTCCAGCAGTCCGGGGAAGCTCCCAACATCAGTCAACAACTTTGTCATTGGTGTCGCCATTGTTGGAACCCTCTGCGGCCAGCTAGTCTTCGGCTGGCTCGGCGACAAGCTCGGTCGGAAAAAGGTCTACGGAATCACTCTCATCCTCATGGTTCTCTGCGCCATCGCCTCCGGTCTCTCATTCGGCGCCAGCGCGAAATCCGTAATGGGAACGCTGTGTTTCTTCCGCTTCTGGCTCGGCTTTGGTATCGGCGGCGACTACCCACTCTCCGCCACTATCATGTCGGAGTACGCCAACAAGAGGACACGTGGGGCGTTTATAGCCGCCGTGTTCGCCATGCAGGGCGTGGGAATCATCTTCGCAGGGCTTGTCTCCATGACACTCTCCGGGCTTTTCCAATCCTATTACCATGCTCCGACGTATACCCAAAACCGCGTCACGTCCACGCAACCGGAGAGTGATCTTCTATGGCGGTTGGTTCTCATGATCGGTGCCATTCCGGCATTGTTGACTTACTACTGGCGAATGAAGATGCCAGAGACGGGGCGTTACACTGCAATCATAGAAGGTAACGCCAAACAAGCTGCGGCGGATATGGCGAGAGTTTTGGACATTGAAATCCAAGCAGAGCAGGATAAGCTTGCCGATTTCAACGCAGCGAATAACTACCCTTTGTGGTCGAACGAGTTCTTTGAGCGTCATGGGCGTCATTTGATAGGAACCATGAGTTCATGGTTTCTTCTTGACATCGCGTTTTACAGCCAGAATCTAACGCAGAAGGATATTTTCCCTGCCATTGGACTCATAGACAAAGATCATGACATGAGCGCCATCGGTGAAGTGTTCCAGACGTCACGTGCCATGTTCGTGATCGCGCTGTTCGGAACCTTCCCTGGTTACTGGTTCACTGTTTTCTTCATCGAGAAGCTGGGGCGCTACAAGATCCAACTCGTGGGCTTTTTCATGATGTCGTTCTTCATGTTTGTGATCGGTGTGAAGTACGATTACCTCAAGAACGAGAACAAGGGCGCCTTCGCTGTTCTCTACGGCTTGACGTTTTTCTTCGCAAACTTCGGACCCAACAGCACGACCTTCGTGCTTCCCGCGGAGCTGTTTCCGACGCGGGTGAGGAGCACGTGCCATGCGCTAAGTGCGGCGGCGGGGAAGGCCGGGGCGCTGGTCGGGACGTTCGGGATACAGAGCTTGACGGTGGGTGGAGACACGTACAAGATTAAGAAGGCGATGATTTTGCTGGCGGTGACTAACCTGGTAGGGTTCTTCTGCTCGTTCTTGGTTACTGAGACTAAGGGAAGATCATTGGAGGAGATTTCCGGTGAGGATGGGAGAGAGAGTGAACTCACGCCAACGCCCCGCGATTCTAGGGCTCCGGTGTCAAGGACAGAGACCATGTGA